A section of the Rhodospirillales bacterium genome encodes:
- a CDS encoding dihydroorotate oxidase: protein MADPISLATALAGVSLESCVYNASGPLCSSAAEMQAIGASDAGAVLSKSATLEKRAGNEMPRYAEMPWGSINSMGLPNEGYAFYAAFAEQAQAFGKPYFISVAGLSPQDNVHIVKELARYDGVAAIELNLSCPNLPGKPQTGYDFENTRPLLDMVLAEAKQPLGVKLPPYFDMPHFDMMAAVLNDFPLAFVTCINSVGNGLVVDPQAECAVIKPKGGFGGLGGDFIKPTALANVRKFRTLLKKEISVIGVGGIKTGMDAFEHILCGASAVQIGTQFMREGVGCFARIAAELREIMRAKGYADIESFRGRLKTL, encoded by the coding sequence ATGGCGGATCCGATCTCCCTCGCGACGGCGCTAGCGGGCGTTTCGCTGGAATCCTGCGTGTATAACGCTTCGGGTCCCTTGTGCAGCAGTGCCGCGGAAATGCAGGCCATCGGCGCAAGCGATGCCGGCGCGGTCTTAAGCAAAAGCGCCACGCTGGAAAAACGGGCGGGCAACGAGATGCCGCGCTATGCCGAAATGCCGTGGGGCAGCATCAACAGCATGGGGCTGCCGAATGAAGGTTACGCATTTTACGCCGCGTTCGCCGAACAGGCTCAGGCCTTCGGCAAGCCGTATTTCATCTCGGTCGCGGGGTTGAGCCCGCAAGACAACGTACATATCGTCAAGGAACTTGCCAGGTATGACGGGGTCGCGGCGATCGAACTGAACCTGTCCTGCCCCAATCTTCCGGGCAAGCCGCAGACCGGATACGATTTTGAAAACACGCGCCCGCTTCTCGATATGGTTCTCGCCGAAGCGAAGCAGCCTTTGGGCGTCAAACTTCCACCCTATTTCGACATGCCGCATTTCGACATGATGGCCGCCGTGCTTAACGATTTTCCACTGGCCTTTGTCACTTGCATCAACAGCGTCGGCAACGGGCTTGTCGTCGATCCGCAGGCGGAATGCGCGGTCATCAAGCCCAAGGGCGGGTTCGGCGGACTCGGCGGCGATTTCATCAAGCCCACGGCGTTGGCCAATGTGCGTAAATTCCGCACGCTGCTGAAAAAAGAGATTTCGGTGATCGGCGTCGGCGGCATCAAAACCGGCATGGACGCGTTCGAGCATATATTGTGCGGCGCCAGCGCGGTGCAGATCGGCACGCAGTTCATGCGCGAGGGCGTGGGATGTTTCGCGCGCATCGCGGCAGAATTGCGCGAGATCATGCGCGCCAAGGGATATGCGGATATCGAAAGTTTCCGCGGGCGGTTAAAGACGCTATGA
- a CDS encoding acetyl-CoA carboxylase carboxyltransferase subunit beta, translated as MNWLSNFIRPKIRSLVDSQKEVPDNLWTKCPACEGMLFQRDLKERLNTCNHCGYHLRWPVEERLAHLFDGGRYENLKLPRVPADPLKFKDRRKYTDRLKEAREETGRQDAMIVGVGPVDGRELVIAAFDFEFMGGSMGAAVGEAIVMAAEEAVKRKLPLLVIPGSGGARMQEGAFSLMQMPRTIIAVDMVKEAGLPYFVLLTDPTTGGVSASFAMVGDIHMAEPGAMIGFAGKRVIQETIREALPEGFQTAEYLVDHGMVDMVVPRDAQRATIARLIGFLTQPVLGNKPRRGKDKDKGDGNGAAISLKAKAAESKARAAGTVAKLPPANDAVDKATTNTVLPLRRKAARG; from the coding sequence ATGAACTGGCTGTCCAATTTCATTCGTCCGAAAATCCGATCACTGGTCGACAGCCAGAAGGAAGTGCCGGACAATCTCTGGACCAAGTGCCCGGCTTGCGAGGGCATGCTTTTCCAGCGCGACCTGAAGGAGCGCCTGAACACCTGCAACCATTGCGGCTATCACCTGCGCTGGCCGGTGGAAGAACGTCTGGCCCATTTGTTCGATGGCGGCCGCTATGAAAATCTCAAACTGCCGCGCGTCCCCGCCGATCCGCTGAAATTCAAGGACCGCCGCAAATACACCGACCGCCTGAAAGAGGCGCGCGAGGAAACAGGCCGTCAGGACGCGATGATCGTGGGCGTGGGCCCCGTCGACGGACGCGAGCTGGTCATTGCCGCGTTCGACTTTGAATTCATGGGCGGTTCGATGGGCGCCGCGGTCGGCGAGGCGATTGTCATGGCCGCCGAGGAAGCGGTGAAACGCAAACTGCCCCTGCTGGTCATTCCCGGCTCCGGCGGCGCGCGCATGCAGGAAGGCGCCTTCAGCCTGATGCAGATGCCACGCACCATCATCGCGGTCGATATGGTCAAGGAGGCGGGCCTGCCCTATTTCGTGCTGCTGACCGACCCCACCACCGGCGGCGTGTCGGCGTCCTTCGCGATGGTCGGCGACATCCACATGGCCGAGCCCGGCGCGATGATCGGCTTCGCGGGCAAGCGTGTCATTCAGGAAACCATCCGCGAGGCGTTGCCCGAAGGCTTCCAGACCGCGGAATATCTGGTCGACCACGGCATGGTCGATATGGTCGTCCCGCGCGATGCCCAGCGCGCGACCATCGCCCGCCTGATCGGCTTCCTGACCCAACCCGTCCTTGGCAACAAACCGCGTCGCGGCAAGGACAAGGATAAGGGCGACGGCAACGGCGCGGCGATCAGCCTCAAGGCCAAAGCCGCGGAATCGAAGGCCCGCGCTGCGGGAACGGTCGCCAAGCTGCCCCCCGCCAACGACGCGGTCGATAAGGCCACGACAAATACCGTCCTTCCCCTGCGCAGGAAAGCCGCGCGGGGATAA
- a CDS encoding bifunctional folylpolyglutamate synthase/dihydrofolate synthase has translation MGADSAHPNPQVARRLERIYGLHRVEVDLRLTHSPYTALLEKLGNPQDRLPPVVHVAGTNGKGSVLAFLRAMAEADGKRVHVYTSPHLIAFNERIRIAGRLIGDDALITLYDRVEAANAGAPVTFFEFTTAMALLAFAETPADFCLLETGMGGRLDCTNVVTKPTATAITKISFDHTEFLGCTLEKIAGEKAGIIKPGVPCVIGAQMDARAVMPVFERAARACGAPLLIAPPYPADWPAPNLAGAHQRENAAVALALADILHLPEAAKRKGVASADWPARMQRLSENPEIWPDIWFDAAHNDSGALALAAQLAEWRAQGLRIHLIAGLGAGKDAPAFFAALAGCYDRLTLVDLRAGQKPQTAKALKARAGLPNALTAQTIQQAIEKSDKGDRVVIAGSLYLYQTLGKINQKEIIF, from the coding sequence ATGGGCGCCGATTCCGCGCATCCCAACCCCCAAGTCGCAAGGCGGCTTGAACGCATTTACGGCCTGCACCGCGTCGAAGTCGATTTGCGCCTGACGCATTCGCCTTATACCGCGCTGCTTGAAAAACTCGGCAATCCGCAAGACCGCCTGCCGCCCGTGGTGCATGTCGCGGGCACCAACGGCAAGGGCAGCGTGCTGGCCTTCCTGCGCGCGATGGCCGAAGCGGATGGAAAACGCGTGCATGTCTATACCAGCCCGCATCTGATCGCCTTTAACGAACGCATCCGCATTGCCGGACGATTGATCGGCGACGACGCGCTGATAACGCTCTACGACCGCGTCGAGGCCGCGAACGCAGGTGCGCCGGTCACTTTTTTTGAATTCACGACCGCGATGGCGCTTCTGGCCTTCGCCGAAACCCCGGCCGATTTCTGCCTGCTTGAAACCGGCATGGGCGGGCGGCTGGACTGCACCAACGTAGTGACGAAACCCACGGCCACCGCGATCACCAAGATCAGCTTCGACCACACCGAATTTCTGGGGTGCACGCTGGAAAAAATCGCAGGTGAAAAGGCGGGCATCATCAAACCCGGCGTGCCCTGCGTGATCGGCGCGCAGATGGACGCGCGCGCGGTGATGCCGGTCTTTGAACGCGCGGCGCGCGCCTGCGGCGCGCCGCTGCTGATCGCGCCACCCTACCCCGCCGACTGGCCCGCGCCCAACCTTGCGGGCGCGCACCAGCGCGAAAACGCCGCCGTGGCGCTGGCGCTCGCCGACATTCTGCACCTGCCCGAAGCCGCGAAGCGTAAAGGGGTCGCAAGCGCCGACTGGCCCGCGCGCATGCAGCGTCTATCCGAAAATCCCGAAATCTGGCCAGACATATGGTTCGACGCCGCGCACAACGATTCCGGCGCGTTGGCGTTGGCCGCGCAACTGGCCGAATGGCGCGCGCAAGGCCTGCGTATTCATTTGATCGCGGGTCTGGGCGCGGGCAAGGACGCGCCCGCATTTTTCGCGGCGCTGGCGGGATGTTACGACCGCCTGACGCTGGTCGACCTGCGCGCCGGGCAAAAACCGCAAACCGCAAAGGCACTCAAGGCCCGCGCCGGTCTGCCAAATGCCCTGACCGCGCAAACCATACAACAAGCCATTGAAAAATCAGACAAAGGCGACCGTGTTGTCATCGCGGGCTCGCTTTATCTGTATCAGACCCTTGGAAAAATTAACCAAAAAGAAATAATATTTTAA
- a CDS encoding response regulator transcription factor yields the protein MIKSHLFFVLENTPRTARLRDGLEKFIIYNFTNATHALEAAHARKFKIDLLIADAGTNGLNGIALMHKFHQHAEIPVILLGPPDAEIEELALKSGAADYQSREISAQMLAQRASTLLASIARITRHQYHHPIDSTPSQYPPAQDEYADGVLELTRAGICHWRGKRVHLNKRQIGVLFALVSRPGALVDQDTLLRMAYPDKHVSKDSITGAIRQIRAAVRAVDRTGIPITTLYGGGYKYEPPKA from the coding sequence ATGATAAAATCACACCTCTTTTTTGTCCTTGAAAATACTCCGCGCACGGCACGCCTGAGGGATGGGCTGGAAAAATTCATCATCTACAACTTCACGAACGCAACCCATGCGCTTGAAGCCGCACATGCACGAAAATTCAAAATCGACCTGCTGATCGCCGATGCCGGAACGAATGGACTCAACGGCATCGCCCTGATGCACAAATTCCACCAACATGCGGAAATCCCGGTGATCCTGCTTGGCCCGCCTGACGCGGAAATCGAGGAACTCGCCCTGAAATCCGGGGCCGCCGACTACCAGTCCCGGGAAATCTCTGCACAAATGCTGGCGCAACGGGCATCGACGCTGCTGGCGTCCATCGCGCGAATTACAAGGCATCAATACCATCACCCCATCGACAGTACGCCTTCGCAATATCCACCGGCACAGGACGAATACGCGGACGGCGTCCTTGAACTTACGCGCGCGGGAATTTGCCACTGGCGCGGAAAGCGTGTCCACCTGAACAAACGACAGATAGGCGTCCTCTTTGCGCTTGTATCCCGCCCCGGCGCACTGGTTGACCAGGACACCTTGTTGCGGATGGCTTACCCGGACAAACATGTCAGCAAAGACTCGATCACCGGTGCGATAAGGCAAATTCGCGCCGCCGTTCGGGCGGTGGACAGGACGGGCATCCCGATCACGACCCTTTACGGCGGCGGCTATAAATACGAACCGCCAAAGGCATAA
- a CDS encoding response regulator transcription factor, whose product MTAAKIVLVDDDKNILTSVTMALEAEGFDVKTYNEGESALKGLQAQPADLAVLDIKMPRMDGMEVLTKLRETSQMPVIFLTSKDDEIDQLLGFKMGADDYITKPFSQRLLIERIRAILRREALRAAGPEAGNAAKIMKRGELVLDDERHLCTWKGLEVPLTVTEYLLVKALAARPGHVKNRDALMDQAYGETIYVDDRTIDSHVKRVRKKFKSIDDDFNHIETVYGVGYRYKE is encoded by the coding sequence ATGACCGCAGCGAAAATCGTACTCGTCGACGACGACAAGAACATCCTGACTTCCGTCACCATGGCGCTGGAGGCCGAAGGCTTCGACGTCAAGACCTACAACGAAGGCGAATCGGCCCTCAAGGGCCTGCAGGCGCAGCCCGCCGACCTTGCCGTCCTCGACATCAAGATGCCGCGCATGGACGGGATGGAGGTGCTGACCAAACTGCGCGAAACCAGCCAGATGCCGGTGATCTTCCTGACCTCCAAGGATGACGAGATCGACCAGCTTCTCGGCTTCAAGATGGGCGCCGACGACTATATCACCAAGCCATTTTCCCAACGCCTTTTGATCGAACGCATACGCGCCATCCTGCGCCGCGAGGCGCTGCGCGCCGCCGGCCCCGAAGCGGGAAACGCCGCCAAGATCATGAAACGCGGCGAGCTGGTGCTGGACGACGAACGCCATTTGTGCACCTGGAAGGGTCTGGAAGTGCCGTTGACCGTCACCGAATATTTGCTGGTCAAGGCGCTGGCGGCACGCCCCGGCCATGTGAAAAACCGCGACGCGCTGATGGATCAGGCCTATGGCGAAACCATCTATGTTGACGACCGCACCATCGATTCCCACGTCAAGCGCGTACGCAAGAAATTCAAGTCCATCGACGACGATTTCAACCATATCGAAACCGTCTATGGCGTCGGCTATCGCTACAAGGAATGA
- a CDS encoding stimulus-sensing domain-containing protein, which translates to MPYRHRWISGLSLRIFAVNGMALVVLAFGLLYVSRYQQELIEGELDGLERQAQIYAGAIAEAARYSSLITAPQPDMGVMVRDSLSRERTRNMVRRLGETTPNRIRVFNDQGRMIGDSDILGGAGGVIRMQKLPPMKAGGRLEAYERNLVNMFIDLLPSGLRLKPYPAAVFGPMRRRGDPFPDVREALDGRPSSTAWTTNRPGHDIILSTAVPVQHLKQVLGVVYVTRDGTTIAESIRQMKLDIIKLFGIALAITFFLSFYLAAGITRPLKRLARAADAVRRGNRQAEIPDLTARDDEIGDLSQALRDMTAALASRLDTIERFAADVSHELKNPLTSLRSAIETVQLVREKADRDKLMGVIMHDIQRLDRLISDISSASRLDAELGREDLGLVDLRPLLTHLAETYITPIRRLSPDDGPTPVVIDLPAKDEVMIVSGIEGRLGQVFRNLIDNALSFSPSGATVTIRVARDAAARQWKVMVEDQGPGIPEGKLGAIFDRFYSERPEGEAFGRHSGLGLSIAKQIVDAHRGRIYAENILDENGNRKGARFTVALNALA; encoded by the coding sequence ATGCCCTACCGCCATCGCTGGATCAGCGGCCTCTCCTTGCGCATCTTCGCGGTCAACGGCATGGCGCTGGTGGTACTCGCCTTCGGACTTCTATACGTTTCCCGCTACCAGCAGGAACTGATCGAGGGCGAACTCGACGGCCTTGAACGTCAGGCCCAGATTTACGCCGGCGCGATCGCCGAAGCCGCCCGCTATTCGTCCCTGATCACCGCGCCCCAGCCGGACATGGGCGTGATGGTGCGCGATTCCCTAAGCCGCGAACGCACCCGCAACATGGTTCGTCGTCTGGGCGAAACCACGCCCAACCGTATCCGCGTCTTCAACGATCAGGGACGGATGATCGGCGATTCCGACATTCTGGGCGGCGCGGGCGGCGTGATCCGGATGCAGAAACTGCCGCCTATGAAGGCGGGCGGGCGCCTTGAAGCGTATGAACGCAACCTCGTCAACATGTTCATCGATCTGCTGCCCTCCGGCTTGCGGCTCAAACCATACCCCGCCGCCGTATTCGGCCCGATGCGCCGGCGCGGCGATCCGTTCCCCGACGTGCGCGAGGCGCTGGACGGCCGCCCCTCCTCGACCGCATGGACCACCAACCGCCCCGGACACGATATCATCTTGTCCACCGCGGTACCGGTGCAACATCTCAAACAGGTGCTGGGCGTCGTTTATGTGACGCGCGACGGCACCACCATCGCGGAATCGATCCGCCAGATGAAACTCGACATCATCAAACTGTTCGGCATCGCGCTGGCCATCACCTTTTTCCTGTCCTTCTATCTCGCCGCCGGCATCACCCGTCCGCTCAAACGTCTGGCTCGCGCGGCCGACGCGGTGCGCCGCGGCAACCGACAGGCGGAAATTCCGGACCTGACCGCGCGCGACGACGAAATCGGCGATCTTTCGCAGGCTTTGCGCGACATGACCGCCGCATTGGCTTCGCGCCTTGATACCATCGAACGCTTCGCCGCCGACGTTTCGCACGAGCTTAAAAACCCTCTGACATCCCTGCGCTCGGCGATAGAAACGGTGCAGCTCGTGCGCGAAAAAGCGGACCGCGACAAGCTGATGGGCGTGATCATGCACGACATCCAGCGCCTCGACCGCCTGATCTCCGACATTTCCAGCGCCTCGCGCCTGGACGCCGAACTGGGGCGCGAGGATCTGGGCCTCGTCGATCTGCGCCCGCTGCTTACCCATCTGGCGGAAACCTACATCACGCCGATCAGGCGCCTGTCGCCGGATGACGGGCCCACCCCGGTCGTCATCGACCTGCCCGCGAAGGACGAGGTCATGATCGTCAGCGGCATCGAGGGCCGACTGGGTCAGGTCTTCCGCAACCTGATCGACAACGCGCTGTCCTTCTCGCCCTCCGGCGCGACGGTCACCATTCGCGTTGCGCGCGACGCCGCCGCGCGCCAGTGGAAGGTGATGGTGGAGGATCAAGGGCCGGGCATCCCCGAAGGCAAGCTGGGCGCGATTTTCGACCGCTTCTATTCCGAACGGCCGGAAGGCGAGGCGTTCGGCCGCCATTCCGGTCTGGGTCTGTCGATCGCCAAACAGATCGTGGACGCGCATCGCGGCCGGATTTATGCTGAAAACATTCTCGACGAAAACGGCAACCGCAAAGGCGCGCGTTTTACCGTCGCCCTGAACGCACTAGCCTGA
- the rapZ gene encoding RNase adapter RapZ, giving the protein MAKKKTRPRKIYLVTGLSGAGMSTALKIFEDMGYEVFDNFPLAFIPPLLADRDHADAGIVFGLDTRSRGFSPEAVLKHLAALRAQTDTDPALIFLSAANAVLQKRFSETRRGHPLAKDRPVLDGIRQERTWLRPLMDAADLQIDTSGLSIHDLRRALEASADPDHARRRLAVTVISFGFKNGVPRESDMVLDVRFLQNPHWIPALQPKTGLDKKVRAYVTGDDAYAPFMRHAGAMLDLLLPRYAEEGKFYFTLAVGCTGGRHRSVCVASELARHIADCGYAVVTRHRDMHEADRPMPPEKSKKS; this is encoded by the coding sequence ATGGCGAAGAAAAAAACCAGGCCCAGAAAAATCTATCTTGTCACCGGACTTTCCGGCGCGGGCATGTCCACCGCCCTCAAGATTTTCGAGGACATGGGCTACGAAGTCTTCGACAATTTCCCGCTTGCCTTCATCCCCCCGCTTCTGGCCGACCGCGACCACGCCGACGCAGGCATTGTCTTCGGCCTCGATACGCGCTCGCGCGGGTTTTCGCCCGAAGCCGTGCTCAAACACCTCGCCGCCCTGCGTGCGCAAACCGACACCGATCCCGCGCTGATCTTTCTTTCCGCGGCAAACGCCGTGCTGCAAAAACGCTTTTCGGAAACGCGGCGTGGCCACCCGTTGGCCAAGGACCGCCCGGTGCTCGACGGTATAAGGCAGGAACGCACATGGCTCAGGCCACTGATGGACGCCGCCGACCTTCAGATCGACACCTCGGGCCTTTCGATTCACGATCTGCGCCGCGCGCTTGAGGCGTCGGCAGACCCGGACCATGCCCGGCGGCGTCTGGCCGTGACCGTGATTTCCTTCGGTTTTAAAAACGGCGTGCCGCGCGAATCCGACATGGTGCTCGATGTCCGCTTCCTGCAAAACCCGCATTGGATACCTGCGCTGCAACCCAAGACCGGCCTTGATAAAAAGGTTCGCGCCTATGTAACGGGCGACGACGCCTACGCGCCTTTCATGCGCCACGCGGGCGCGATGCTCGATTTGCTGCTGCCGCGCTACGCCGAGGAGGGGAAATTCTACTTCACCCTCGCCGTCGGCTGCACCGGCGGCCGCCACCGTTCGGTCTGTGTCGCAAGCGAACTGGCGCGGCATATCGCCGATTGCGGCTATGCGGTCGTCACCCGCCACCGCGACATGCACGAGGCGGACAGGCCAATGCCTCCGGAAAAATCGAAAAAATCCTAA
- a CDS encoding adenosylhomocysteinase, with amino-acid sequence MTARPQPVENDYKVKDITLADWGRKEIRIAETEMPGLMALRAEYKGKSPLKGARIAGCLHMTIQTAVLIETLIELGAEMRWSSCNIFSTQDQAAAAIARDHGGVFAWKGQTNEEAEWCIERTINGPNGWHPNMILDDGGDLTKMMHDKFPNLLAEVKGISEETTTGVHRLYEMFKKGELKVPAINVNDSVTKSKFDNLYGCRESLVDGIKRATDVMVAGKVAVVAGYGDVGKGSAASLRTQGARVIVTEIDPICALQAAMEGYEVDTMDNAAARGDIFVTATGNVDVITLDHMRQMKDRAIVCNIGHFDSEIQIESLRNLKWHNVKPQVDEVEFPDGKRLIVLAEGRLVNLGCATGHPSFVMSCSFTNQTVAQIELWNNHKDYKVGVYTLPKHLDEKVAALHLEKLGVKLTALSKKQADYLGIKAEGPFKPDHYRY; translated from the coding sequence ATGACCGCACGCCCGCAACCTGTTGAAAATGACTATAAAGTCAAGGATATCACCCTCGCCGACTGGGGCCGCAAGGAAATCAGGATCGCCGAAACCGAAATGCCGGGTCTGATGGCCCTGCGCGCGGAATACAAGGGCAAATCACCCCTGAAGGGCGCGCGCATCGCGGGCTGCCTGCACATGACCATCCAGACCGCCGTTTTAATCGAAACCCTGATCGAACTGGGCGCCGAAATGCGCTGGTCGTCCTGCAACATCTTTTCGACGCAGGATCAGGCAGCAGCGGCCATCGCGCGCGATCACGGCGGCGTTTTCGCATGGAAGGGCCAAACCAACGAGGAAGCCGAATGGTGCATCGAACGGACCATCAACGGTCCGAACGGATGGCACCCCAACATGATCCTCGACGATGGTGGCGACCTGACCAAAATGATGCACGATAAATTCCCGAACCTTCTGGCGGAGGTAAAGGGCATTTCCGAAGAAACGACCACTGGCGTTCATCGCCTTTATGAAATGTTCAAAAAGGGCGAACTCAAGGTTCCCGCAATCAACGTCAACGACTCGGTCACCAAATCGAAATTCGACAACCTTTATGGCTGCCGTGAATCGCTGGTCGACGGCATCAAGCGCGCGACCGACGTGATGGTCGCGGGCAAGGTGGCCGTGGTTGCCGGTTACGGCGACGTGGGCAAGGGATCGGCCGCCTCGCTGCGCACGCAAGGCGCGCGCGTCATCGTCACCGAAATCGACCCGATCTGCGCTTTACAGGCGGCGATGGAAGGCTACGAGGTCGACACCATGGACAACGCCGCCGCACGCGGCGACATCTTCGTGACCGCGACGGGCAATGTCGACGTCATCACGCTTGATCACATGCGCCAGATGAAAGACCGGGCGATCGTGTGCAACATCGGTCACTTCGATTCCGAAATTCAGATTGAAAGCTTGCGCAACCTTAAATGGCACAACGTCAAACCGCAGGTCGACGAAGTGGAATTCCCCGATGGCAAACGCCTGATCGTGCTGGCCGAAGGCCGGCTGGTGAATCTAGGCTGCGCCACCGGCCACCCGTCCTTCGTCATGTCGTGCTCCTTCACCAACCAGACCGTGGCCCAGATCGAACTGTGGAACAACCACAAGGATTACAAGGTCGGCGTTTATACCCTGCCCAAGCACCTCGATGAAAAGGTCGCGGCGCTGCATCTGGAAAAACTGGGCGTAAAACTGACGGCGCTTTCCAAGAAACAGGCGGATTACCTCGGCATCAAGGCCGAAGGCCCCTTCAAGCCGGATCATTACCGGTATTGA
- a CDS encoding ATP-dependent Clp protease ATP-binding subunit — MKIKNKISDEQLEGLIHSYCRDLTALARENRFDPITGRDKEIELVTLILLQKGRKNAMLLAPAGVGKTALVIGLAQNVARGTVPEYLKGARVLEIDLASMSAGTGSISEFQGRFIPLVKGIAERYHDPSQPKYVLFIDEIHTIMPSCDGSAYKGLSEVMKPYLTVGDINIIGATTKDEFRIYVAPDPAMDRRFQKVELAVPDDAATFKILEAIKPGYESHHGITIPSDICQMIVKLTAEHMRKRNQPDKSIIVMDGAAAKHVLDHGRGGALDKESVFWVVSAETGIHKDAFEDKRR, encoded by the coding sequence ATGAAGATCAAAAACAAGATTTCCGACGAACAGCTTGAAGGCCTGATCCACAGCTATTGCCGCGATCTGACCGCGCTTGCGCGGGAAAACAGGTTCGATCCCATTACCGGCAGGGACAAGGAAATCGAGCTTGTTACCCTGATCCTGCTGCAAAAGGGGCGCAAGAACGCGATGCTGCTCGCGCCCGCCGGGGTGGGCAAGACGGCGCTGGTCATCGGCCTGGCGCAGAACGTCGCGCGCGGTACGGTGCCCGAATATCTTAAAGGCGCGCGGGTGCTGGAAATCGACCTGGCGTCGATGTCGGCGGGCACGGGCAGCATTTCCGAATTCCAGGGCCGGTTCATCCCGCTGGTCAAGGGGATCGCCGAGCGTTATCACGACCCCTCGCAGCCGAAATATGTGCTGTTCATCGACGAAATCCACACCATCATGCCGTCATGCGACGGTTCGGCGTATAAGGGGCTTTCCGAGGTGATGAAGCCCTATCTGACCGTGGGCGACATCAACATCATCGGCGCAACCACCAAGGACGAATTCCGCATCTATGTCGCGCCGGACCCGGCCATGGACCGCCGGTTCCAGAAGGTCGAGCTGGCGGTGCCGGACGACGCCGCGACGTTCAAGATCTTGGAAGCCATCAAGCCCGGATACGAAAGCCATCACGGTATCACCATTCCCAGCGATATCTGCCAGATGATCGTCAAGCTGACGGCGGAACATATGCGTAAGCGCAACCAGCCCGACAAATCGATCATTGTCATGGACGGGGCGGCGGCCAAGCATGTGCTGGACCACGGGCGCGGCGGGGCGCTGGACAAGGAATCCGTGTTCTGGGTGGTTTCCGCGGAAACCGGCATCCACAAGGATGCGTTCGAGGATAAACGGCGATAG
- a CDS encoding YihA family ribosome biogenesis GTP-binding protein — protein sequence MEDCSDKRFKADARFIWGAETIDGLPPAELPEIAFAGRSNVGKSSLINALLGRKSLVRTSGTPGQTRALNFFRIGDFFTLVDMPGYGFAKASKTDQKIWQDLMRGYLRGRVPLRLVCVLVDSRHGLKDSDREMLRLLDQAAVPTRLVLTKGDECKPAEQQAVLEKTAAAIKSHAATHPAPILTSTRDNTGLDTLRAAIVETLGLPELAP from the coding sequence ATGGAAGACTGTTCGGACAAACGATTCAAGGCCGACGCCCGGTTTATCTGGGGCGCCGAAACCATCGACGGCCTGCCCCCTGCGGAATTGCCCGAAATCGCCTTCGCCGGGCGCTCCAACGTCGGCAAATCCTCGCTGATCAACGCGCTGCTTGGGCGCAAGTCGCTGGTTCGCACCTCCGGCACGCCGGGCCAGACCCGCGCCCTCAATTTCTTTCGCATCGGCGATTTCTTCACGCTGGTCGACATGCCGGGCTACGGCTTTGCCAAGGCCTCGAAAACCGACCAGAAAATCTGGCAGGATTTGATGCGCGGCTACCTCAGGGGCCGGGTGCCGCTGCGCCTTGTCTGCGTGCTGGTCGATTCCCGCCACGGGCTTAAGGATTCCGACCGCGAGATGCTGCGCCTGCTCGATCAGGCAGCGGTACCCACGCGCCTTGTGCTGACCAAGGGCGACGAATGCAAACCGGCGGAACAACAGGCTGTGCTGGAAAAAACCGCCGCCGCGATCAAATCCCACGCCGCGACGCACCCCGCGCCCATTCTGACCAGCACCCGTGACAACACGGGGCTGGACACGTTGCGCGCCGCCATCGTCGAAACCTTGGGCCTTCCGGAACTGGCGCCTTAA